From a single Silene latifolia isolate original U9 population chromosome 6, ASM4854445v1, whole genome shotgun sequence genomic region:
- the LOC141658561 gene encoding putative F-box protein At3g18340 isoform X1, whose translation MVSLRETTCAVSVNCCRSTEKPKPRQRSMNKMVEGYFDRLPSEILHNIALMLPFNSIIELRHSSKFWYNLLTDPKFIDLHLSRALEKSPGYFLTSNNTRIRGYEKKACYFVEESGGQVSSSKIFEYSRDCFEPEGWGWDRFQSSGGLMCAYWSQSCCFRIFNPHIAEEVQIPRDSKLTRWRFQCFIFGYSPSIKKYKILKLGDLLQKKDEQRFCRLMVAEVCTLGSNIWREIQNVPDSLFCKGLHTKCQGNPFWMDVSTETSNLHFFDFVSEKFHVIPGPPEDLVHVKHNRDKYVNLNDSLISMGETIGYVHNNRLWVLEDKIKGIWINRYHFSIPRLCNNNYATLKLTGTSENGHLFGLIGYPTKAFVYDMGCSGYKVMEMGSDEKGLVYKKGGREDEKYMVPHVRSFVSPVRIMKMEKFSHKRKWILDTLKLDCDATDYDLINRMCEFLQAYEKDDKRRRLEAFS comes from the exons ATGGTATCTTTGAGAGAAACAACTTGCGCCGTAAGTGTTAATTGCTGCCGTTCAACAGAGAAGCCAAAGCCAAG ACAACGATCGATGAACAAGATGGTTGAAGGGTATTTTGATCGTCTTCCAAGCGAAATTCTGCACAACATTGCACTGATGCTACCATTCAACTCAATCATAGAGCTGAGGCACTCGAGTAAGTTTTGGTACAACCTTCTGACAGACCCCAAGTTTATAGATTTACATTTAAGTCGTGCACTTGAGAAATCACCTGGCTACTTTTTAACTAGTAATAATACGCGTATCAGAGGTTATGAGAAAAAGGCATGTTATTTTGTGGAAGAATCCGGGGGTCAGGTTAGTAGCTCTAAGATATTCGAGTACTCACGCGACTGCTTTGAACCTGAAGGATGGGGTTGGGATAGATTTCAATCAAGTGGAGGTTTGATGTGTGCCTATTGGAGTCAATCGTGTTGCTTTCGTATTTTCAATCCCCATATAGCAGAGGAAGTTCAAATTCCTCGTGATTCCAAATTGACAAGATGGCGTTTTCAATGTTTCATCTTTGGTTATTCACCGTCCATCAAAAAATATAAGATTCTTAAGCTGGGAGACCTGCTACAAAAGAAGGATGAACAAAGGTTTTGTAGATTAATGGTGGCCGAGGTTTGCACACTTGGTTCCAACATTTGGAGGGAAATACAAAATGTTCCGGACAGTTTGTTTTGTAAAGGTCTGCATACTAAATGTCAAGGGAATCCGTTTTGGATGGACGTGTCTACGGAAACGTCTAATTTACATTTCTTTGATTTTGTTTCCGAAAAATTTCATGTTATTCCTGGCCCTCCAGAAGATCTAGTTCATGTAAAGCATAATCGTGATAAATATGTAAATTTGAATGATAGCCTTATAAGCATGGGTGAAACTATAGGATATGTACATAATAACAGACTATGGGTATTGGAAGACAAAATCAAGGGCATATGGATTAACCGGTATCATTTTTCAATCCCGCGATTGTGCAATAATAATTATGCTACCCTTAAGCTTACCGGTACCTCAGAGAATGGCCATTTATTTGGCTTAATTGGCTATCCAACCAAAGCATTTGTCTATGATATGGGATGTTCTGGCTACAAGGTCATGGAGATGGGCTCGGACGAGAAGGGGCTCGTATATAAGAAGGGGGGGCGCGAAGACGAGAAATATATGGTACCTCATGTTAGAAGTTTCGTGTCTCCCGTTAGAATCATGAAAATGGAGAAGTTTAGTCACAAGAGAAAATGGATATTAGACACATTGAAGTTAGATTGCGATGCTACTGATTATGATCTTATCAACAGAATGTGTGAATTCTTGCAAGCATATGAAAAAGATGACAAAAGACGAAGACTCGAAGCGTTCTCATAA
- the LOC141658561 gene encoding putative F-box protein At1g53370 isoform X2 produces the protein MNKMVEGYFDRLPSEILHNIALMLPFNSIIELRHSSKFWYNLLTDPKFIDLHLSRALEKSPGYFLTSNNTRIRGYEKKACYFVEESGGQVSSSKIFEYSRDCFEPEGWGWDRFQSSGGLMCAYWSQSCCFRIFNPHIAEEVQIPRDSKLTRWRFQCFIFGYSPSIKKYKILKLGDLLQKKDEQRFCRLMVAEVCTLGSNIWREIQNVPDSLFCKGLHTKCQGNPFWMDVSTETSNLHFFDFVSEKFHVIPGPPEDLVHVKHNRDKYVNLNDSLISMGETIGYVHNNRLWVLEDKIKGIWINRYHFSIPRLCNNNYATLKLTGTSENGHLFGLIGYPTKAFVYDMGCSGYKVMEMGSDEKGLVYKKGGREDEKYMVPHVRSFVSPVRIMKMEKFSHKRKWILDTLKLDCDATDYDLINRMCEFLQAYEKDDKRRRLEAFS, from the coding sequence ATGAACAAGATGGTTGAAGGGTATTTTGATCGTCTTCCAAGCGAAATTCTGCACAACATTGCACTGATGCTACCATTCAACTCAATCATAGAGCTGAGGCACTCGAGTAAGTTTTGGTACAACCTTCTGACAGACCCCAAGTTTATAGATTTACATTTAAGTCGTGCACTTGAGAAATCACCTGGCTACTTTTTAACTAGTAATAATACGCGTATCAGAGGTTATGAGAAAAAGGCATGTTATTTTGTGGAAGAATCCGGGGGTCAGGTTAGTAGCTCTAAGATATTCGAGTACTCACGCGACTGCTTTGAACCTGAAGGATGGGGTTGGGATAGATTTCAATCAAGTGGAGGTTTGATGTGTGCCTATTGGAGTCAATCGTGTTGCTTTCGTATTTTCAATCCCCATATAGCAGAGGAAGTTCAAATTCCTCGTGATTCCAAATTGACAAGATGGCGTTTTCAATGTTTCATCTTTGGTTATTCACCGTCCATCAAAAAATATAAGATTCTTAAGCTGGGAGACCTGCTACAAAAGAAGGATGAACAAAGGTTTTGTAGATTAATGGTGGCCGAGGTTTGCACACTTGGTTCCAACATTTGGAGGGAAATACAAAATGTTCCGGACAGTTTGTTTTGTAAAGGTCTGCATACTAAATGTCAAGGGAATCCGTTTTGGATGGACGTGTCTACGGAAACGTCTAATTTACATTTCTTTGATTTTGTTTCCGAAAAATTTCATGTTATTCCTGGCCCTCCAGAAGATCTAGTTCATGTAAAGCATAATCGTGATAAATATGTAAATTTGAATGATAGCCTTATAAGCATGGGTGAAACTATAGGATATGTACATAATAACAGACTATGGGTATTGGAAGACAAAATCAAGGGCATATGGATTAACCGGTATCATTTTTCAATCCCGCGATTGTGCAATAATAATTATGCTACCCTTAAGCTTACCGGTACCTCAGAGAATGGCCATTTATTTGGCTTAATTGGCTATCCAACCAAAGCATTTGTCTATGATATGGGATGTTCTGGCTACAAGGTCATGGAGATGGGCTCGGACGAGAAGGGGCTCGTATATAAGAAGGGGGGGCGCGAAGACGAGAAATATATGGTACCTCATGTTAGAAGTTTCGTGTCTCCCGTTAGAATCATGAAAATGGAGAAGTTTAGTCACAAGAGAAAATGGATATTAGACACATTGAAGTTAGATTGCGATGCTACTGATTATGATCTTATCAACAGAATGTGTGAATTCTTGCAAGCATATGAAAAAGATGACAAAAGACGAAGACTCGAAGCGTTCTCATAA
- the LOC141587494 gene encoding putative F-box protein At3g17490 — translation MTLKSPTLPFNSIIQLRYSSKFWYNLLTDPKFIDLHLSRALEKSPGYLFTRHLKYWPEKKSCYFVEQSGGQLSTSKIFEYLFDCYEKERWARFQSNGGLMCAYSSYSCCFRIFNPDIGEEVQIPRDSKYTRSHFRNFIFSYSPSIKEYKILKVGELEKKDETVAEVCTLGSNIWREIQSVPSSLKFCEHTNCQGNPFWMESDLVHFFDFVSEKFHVIPGPSKLDLVNWTGDNDPCLNAKSDFISIGDTIGYVQNKRLWINRYHFSIPPLCDYAELAGTLENGHLFGFVDGETKVFVDDMGCTGFRITDLEVDEDGVEEQPRRVEYLTPHVRSFVSPVRIMNMENKFSSHKRKWVLDTLKLDYDATQVELFNRMYEFLHKGQDSKPSQQGHP, via the coding sequence ATGACACTTAAATCACCAACACTACCGTTCAACTCAATCATACAACTGAGGTACTCCAGTAAGTTTTGGTACAACCTTCTAACAGACCCTAAGTTTATAGATTTACATTTAAGTCGTGCACTTGAGAAATCACCTGGCTACCTTTTTACAAGACACCTCAAATATTGGCCAGAGAAAAAGTCATGCTATTTTGTGGAACAATCAGGGGGTCAGCTTAGTACCTCTAAGATATTTGAATACTTATTCGATTGctatgaaaaagaaagatgggctAGATTTCAATCAAATGGAGGTTTGATGTGTGCCTATTCCAGTTATTCGTGTTGCTTTCGTATTTTCAATCCTGATATAGGAGAGGAAGTTCAAATTCCTCGTGATTCCAAATATACAAGATCTCACTTTAGAAATTTCATCTTTAGTTATTCACCATCCATCAAAGAATATAAGATCCTTAAGGTGGGTGAGTTAGAAAAGAAGGATGAAACCGTGGCTGAGGTTTGCACACTTGGTTCCAACATTTGGAGGGAAATACAAAGTGTTCCTAGCAGTTTGAAATTTTGTGAGCATACTAATTGTCAAGGGAATCCGTTTTGGATGGAGTCCGATTTAGTACATTTCTTTGATTTTGTTTCCGAAAAATTTCATGTTATTCCTGGCCCTTCAAAACTCGATCTTGTTAATTGGACGGGTGATAATGATCCTTGTTTAAATGCCAAGAGTGACTTTATCAGTATCGGTGACACGATAGGATATGTACAAAATAAAAGACTATGGATAAACCGGTATCATTTTTCAATCCCGCCATTGTGTGATTATGCTGAGCTTGCTGGTACCTTAGAGAATGGCCATTTATTTGGTTTCGTGGACGGTGAAACCAAAGTATTTGTCGACGATATGGGATGTACTGGCTTCAGGATCACGGATTTAGAGGTTGACGAGGATGGGGTCGAAGAGCAGCCGAGGAGGGTAGAGTATTTGACACCTCATGTTAGAAGTTTTGTGTCTCCGGTTAGAATCATGAACATGGAAAACAAGTTTAGTAGTCATAAGAGAAAATGGGTATTAGACACATTGAAGTTAGATTATGATGCTACTCAAGTTGAGCTTTTCAACAGAATGTATGAATTCTTGCATAAAGGCCAAGACTCCAAGCCTTCTCAACAAGGCCATCCTTGA
- the LOC141586253 gene encoding putative F-box/kelch-repeat protein At3g22730, which yields MVEGYFDRLSYEILQNIALMLPFSSIIQLRCLSKFWYNLLTNPKFVDFHLSRALEKPPGYLFTTLPKLWPPEKNPCYFVEQLEDQLSTSKIFEYSFDCYEHEVYKTFQSSGGLMCAYSSYSCCFRIFNPDIAEEVQIPRDSKYTRSRFGSFIFGYSPSIKEYKILKVGDLQKKEENGRYCHLTVAEVCTLGSNIWRELQSVPATLNFWRHTNCQGNPFWMDSDDFLHFFDFVSEKFHVIPGPPSPPKLDNADWTDDNDPCVYFMDSYISMADTVGYVYNNRLWVLEDKIKGIWINKYDFSIMPLFCDLAEITGTLENGHLFGFVDGETKVFVDDMGCNGFRITDIEVDEDGVEEQPRHIEYMTPHVRSFVSPVRIMNMGNKFSSHKRKWVLDTLKLDCDATEVELFNRMYEFLQEYKKG from the coding sequence ATGGTTGAAGGGTATTTTGATCGGCTTTCATATGAAATTCTGCAGAACATTGCACTTATGCTACCGTTCAGCTCAATCATACAACTAAGGTGCTTGAGTAAGTTTTGGTACAACCTTCTGACAAATCCGAAGTTTGTAGATTTCCATTTAAGTCGTGCACTTGAGAAACCACCTGGCTATCTTTTTACTACACTTCCGAAATTATGGCCACCAGAGAAAAACCCATGCTATTTTGTGGAACAATTAGAGGATCAGCTTAGTACCTCTAAGATATTTGAGTACTCATTCGACTGCTATGAACACGAAGTATACAAGACTTTTCAATCAAGCGGAGGTTTGATGTGTGCCTATTCGAGTTATTCATGTTGCTTTCGTATTTTCAATCCTGATATAGCAGAGGAAGTTCAAATTCCTCGTGATTCCAAATATACAAGATCTCGCTTTGGAAGTTTCATCTTTGGTTATTCACCATCCATCAAAGAATATAAGATCCTTAAGGTGGGAGACTTACAAAAGAAGGAAGAAAACGGCCGGTATTGTCACTTAACCGTGGCTGAGGTTTGCACACTTGGTTCCAACATTTGGAGGGAATTACAAAGTGTTCCTGCCACTTTGAATTTTTGGCGGCATACTAATTGTCAAGGGAATCCGTTTTGGATGGACTCGGACGATTTCTTACATTTCTTTGATTTTGTTTCCGAGAAATTTCATGTTATTCCTGGGCCTCCTAGCCCTCCAAAACTCGATAATGCTGATTGGACGGATGATAATGATCCCTGTGTATATTTCATGGATAGCTATATAAGCATGGCTGATACGGTAGGATATGTATATAATAACAGACTATGGGTGTTGGAAGATAAAATCAAGGGCATATGGATAAACAAGTACGATTTTTCAATCATGCCATTATTTTGCGATCTTGCTGAGATTACCGGTACCTTAGAGAATGGCCATTTATTTGGCTTCGTGGACGGTGAAACCAAAGTATTTGTCGATGATATGGGATGTAATGGCTTCAGGATCACGGACATAGAGGTTGACGAGGATGGGGTCGAAGAGCAGCCGAGACACATAGAGTATATGACACCTCATGTTAGAAGTTTTGTGTCTCCGGTTAGAATCATGAACATGGGAAACAAGTTTAGTAGTCATAAGAGAAAATGGGTATTAGACACATTGAAGTTAGATTGTGATGCTACTGAAGTTGAACTTTTCAACAGAATGTATGAATTCTTGCAAGAATATAAAAAAGGTTGA